One segment of Vibrio orientalis CIP 102891 = ATCC 33934 DNA contains the following:
- the rplL gene encoding 50S ribosomal protein L7/L12, whose amino-acid sequence MSITNEQILDAVAEMSVMQVVELIEAMEEKFGVTAAAAVVAGGAAAGEAAAEQTEFDVILESAGGNKVAVIKAVRGATGLGLKEAKGLVDSAPAPLKEGIEKDEAEALKAQLEEAGATVVVK is encoded by the coding sequence ATGTCTATCACTAACGAGCAAATCCTAGACGCAGTTGCAGAAATGTCTGTAATGCAAGTTGTTGAACTAATCGAAGCAATGGAAGAGAAATTCGGTGTTACTGCAGCTGCTGCTGTTGTAGCTGGCGGCGCTGCTGCAGGCGAAGCTGCTGCTGAGCAAACTGAATTCGACGTAATCCTAGAATCTGCTGGCGGTAACAAAGTTGCTGTAATCAAAGCAGTACGTGGCGCAACTGGCCTAGGCCTTAAAGAAGCTAAGGGTCTAGTAGACTCAGCTCCTGCTCCACTAAAAGAAGGCATCGAGAAAGATGAAGCTGAAGCTCTTAAAGCTCAGCTAGAAGAAGCTGGCGCAACTGTTGTTGTTAAGTAA
- the rplJ gene encoding 50S ribosomal protein L10, translating to MALNLQDKKAIVAEVNEAASGALSAVVADSRGVEVGAMTSLRKQAREAGVYVRVVRNTLMRRAVEGTDYECLTDTFTGPTLIAFSNEHPGAAARLFKDFAKENKDFEIKAAAFEGALTDAEVLATLPTYDEAIARLMMCMKEASAGKLVRTIAALRDQKEEAAA from the coding sequence ATGGCTTTAAACCTTCAAGACAAAAAAGCAATTGTTGCTGAAGTCAACGAAGCTGCCAGTGGTGCACTTTCTGCAGTTGTAGCTGATTCTCGTGGCGTTGAAGTTGGTGCTATGACTTCACTACGTAAACAGGCTCGTGAAGCTGGTGTTTACGTACGTGTTGTTCGTAACACGCTTATGCGTCGTGCGGTTGAAGGTACTGACTACGAGTGTCTAACTGACACTTTCACTGGTCCTACTCTAATCGCATTCTCTAACGAGCACCCAGGTGCTGCAGCGCGTCTTTTCAAAGACTTCGCTAAAGAGAACAAAGACTTCGAGATCAAAGCTGCTGCATTTGAAGGCGCGCTAACTGACGCTGAAGTACTAGCGACACTACCAACTTACGACGAAGCTATCGCACGCCTAATGATGTGCATGAAAGAAGCTTCTGCAGGCAAGCTGGTACGTACTATCGCTGCACTACGCGACCAAAAAGAAGAAGCTGCGGCTTAA
- the rplA gene encoding 50S ribosomal protein L1 has protein sequence MAKLTKRMRVIREKVNVTKEYEINEAVALLQELATAKFVESVDVAVNLGIDARKSDQNVRGATVLPHGTGRDIRVAVFTQGANAEAAKEAGADIVGMEDLAEQVKKGEMNFDVVVASPDAMRVVGQLGTILGPRGLMPNPKVGTVTPNVAEAVKNAKAGQVRYRNDKNGIIHTTIGKANFSAEQIKENLEALLVALKKAKPSSAKGTFLQKVSISTTMGAGVTVDQGSLNTVA, from the coding sequence ATGGCTAAACTAACTAAGCGCATGCGCGTAATCCGCGAAAAAGTTAACGTAACTAAAGAATACGAAATCAACGAAGCTGTTGCTCTTCTTCAAGAACTAGCGACTGCTAAATTTGTTGAGTCTGTAGACGTTGCTGTTAACCTTGGCATCGATGCTCGTAAATCTGACCAGAACGTACGTGGTGCAACTGTACTACCTCACGGTACTGGCCGCGATATCCGCGTTGCAGTGTTCACTCAAGGTGCAAACGCTGAAGCAGCTAAAGAAGCTGGCGCAGACATCGTTGGTATGGAAGATCTTGCTGAGCAAGTGAAGAAAGGCGAAATGAACTTTGACGTAGTTGTTGCTTCTCCAGATGCAATGCGCGTTGTAGGTCAACTAGGTACTATCCTAGGTCCTCGCGGTCTAATGCCAAACCCTAAAGTTGGTACTGTAACTCCTAACGTTGCTGAAGCGGTTAAGAACGCTAAAGCTGGTCAGGTTCGTTACCGTAACGACAAGAACGGCATCATCCACACTACTATCGGTAAAGCAAACTTCTCTGCTGAGCAGATCAAAGAGAACCTAGAAGCACTTCTAGTTGCTCTGAAGAAAGCTAAGCCGTCTTCTGCTAAGGGTACATTCCTTCAGAAGGTAAGCATCTCTACTACAATGGGTGCTGGTGTTACTGTTGATCAGGGTAGCCTGAACACAGTTGCGTAA
- the rplK gene encoding 50S ribosomal protein L11, with amino-acid sequence MAKKVEAYIKLQVAAGMANPSPPVGPALGQHGVNIMEFCKAFNAKTESLEKGLPTPVVITVYNDRSFTFITKTPPAAVLLKKAAGVKSGSGRPNTEKVGTVTDAQIQEIAETKAADMTGADIEAMKRSIAGTARSMGLVVEG; translated from the coding sequence ATGGCTAAGAAAGTTGAAGCTTACATCAAGCTACAAGTTGCTGCTGGTATGGCAAACCCAAGTCCACCAGTTGGTCCTGCACTAGGTCAACACGGTGTTAACATCATGGAATTCTGTAAAGCGTTCAACGCAAAAACAGAATCTCTAGAGAAAGGTCTACCAACACCAGTTGTTATCACAGTATACAACGACCGTTCTTTCACGTTCATCACTAAGACTCCACCTGCTGCTGTTCTTCTTAAGAAAGCTGCTGGCGTTAAGTCTGGTTCTGGTCGTCCAAACACTGAAAAAGTGGGTACTGTAACTGACGCTCAAATCCAAGAAATCGCAGAAACTAAAGCTGCTGATATGACTGGTGCTGACATCGAAGCAATGAAGCGTTCAATCGCTGGTACTGCTCGTTCAATGGGCCTAGTGGTAGAGGGTTAA
- the nusG gene encoding transcription termination/antitermination protein NusG, with product MSEAPKKRWYVVQAFSGFEGRVAQSLREHIKMHSMEELFGEVLVPTEEVVEMRAGQRRKSERKFFPGYVLVQMIMNDESWHLVRSVPRVMGFIGGTSDRPAPITDKEADAILNRLEKASEAPRPRTMYEAGEVVRVTDGPFADFNGTVEEVDYDKSRVKVSVSIFGRATPVELEFGQVEKLD from the coding sequence ATGAGTGAAGCTCCAAAAAAACGCTGGTATGTGGTTCAAGCCTTCTCTGGATTTGAAGGCCGTGTAGCCCAATCTCTTCGCGAGCATATCAAAATGCACAGCATGGAAGAGCTGTTTGGTGAAGTACTAGTTCCTACTGAAGAAGTAGTAGAAATGCGCGCTGGTCAGCGTCGTAAATCTGAACGCAAGTTCTTCCCTGGTTACGTCCTTGTTCAGATGATCATGAACGATGAATCATGGCACTTAGTACGCAGTGTGCCGCGTGTCATGGGCTTCATTGGTGGTACCTCTGATCGTCCAGCTCCTATCACTGATAAAGAAGCTGATGCGATTCTTAACCGTCTAGAGAAAGCAAGTGAAGCTCCTCGTCCACGTACTATGTACGAAGCGGGTGAAGTGGTACGTGTTACTGACGGTCCATTCGCAGACTTCAACGGTACTGTTGAAGAAGTGGATTACGATAAGAGCCGCGTAAAAGTGTCTGTATCGATCTTTGGTCGTGCGACACCAGTTGAGCTTGAATTTGGTCAGGTTGAAAAACTTGATTAA
- the secE gene encoding preprotein translocase subunit SecE — MKANNAETPESSNGADIFKWIVTFALLAAAVVGNYLYGEMSVVIRAAGVVVLIAAALGVAATTTKGKAAIEFAKESRMEVRKVVWPTRQETMQTTLIVLAVSIVMALVLWGIDGIMVRLVALATGV; from the coding sequence ATGAAAGCAAATAATGCTGAAACTCCTGAGAGCTCGAATGGCGCAGATATCTTTAAGTGGATTGTCACTTTTGCTCTGTTAGCTGCTGCTGTTGTGGGTAATTACCTGTACGGAGAGATGTCTGTAGTTATTCGCGCTGCAGGTGTTGTTGTACTAATCGCTGCGGCACTTGGTGTTGCTGCTACAACAACGAAAGGTAAAGCTGCGATCGAGTTTGCAAAAGAATCTCGTATGGAAGTACGTAAAGTTGTTTGGCCTACACGCCAAGAAACTATGCAAACAACACTGATCGTTTTAGCTGTAAGTATTGTAATGGCTCTAGTGCTATGGGGTATTGACGGCATTATGGTTCGTCTTGTAGCTCTAGCAACTGGGGTATAG
- the tuf gene encoding elongation factor Tu, producing the protein MSKEKFERTKPHVNVGTIGHVDHGKTTLTAAICTTLAKVYGGVAKDFASIDNAPEERERGITIATSHVEYDTPSRHYAHVDCPGHADYVKNMITGAAQMDGGILVVAATDGPMPQTREHILLGRQVGIPYIIVFMNKCDMVDDEELLELVEMEVRELLSEYDFPGDDLPVIQGSALGALNGEEQWEAKIVELAEALDSYIPEPERAVDQPFLLPIEDVFSIQGRGTVVTGRIERGILTVGDEVEIVGIKETTTTTCTGVEMFRKLLDEGRAGENVGALLRGTKRDDVERGQVLAAPGSINPHTKFESEVYVLSKDEGGRHTPFFKGYRPQFYFRTTDVTGDISLPEGVEMVMPGDNIQMQVELIAPIAMDEGLRFAIREGGRTVGAGVVAKIFD; encoded by the coding sequence ATGTCTAAAGAAAAATTTGAACGTACGAAACCGCACGTAAACGTTGGTACTATCGGCCACGTTGACCACGGTAAAACAACTCTAACTGCTGCTATCTGTACTACACTTGCAAAAGTGTACGGCGGTGTTGCGAAAGACTTCGCATCTATCGATAACGCTCCAGAAGAGCGTGAGCGCGGTATCACAATCGCTACTTCTCACGTAGAGTACGACACTCCATCACGTCACTACGCACACGTAGACTGTCCAGGACACGCGGATTATGTTAAGAACATGATCACAGGTGCTGCACAGATGGACGGTGGTATCCTAGTTGTTGCTGCAACAGATGGTCCAATGCCACAAACTCGTGAGCACATCCTACTAGGCCGTCAGGTTGGTATTCCTTACATCATCGTATTCATGAACAAATGTGACATGGTTGATGATGAAGAGCTTCTAGAGCTAGTAGAAATGGAAGTTCGTGAACTTCTATCTGAGTACGATTTCCCAGGTGATGACCTACCAGTTATCCAAGGTTCTGCACTAGGCGCACTAAACGGCGAAGAGCAGTGGGAAGCGAAAATCGTTGAGCTTGCTGAAGCACTAGACTCTTACATCCCAGAGCCAGAGCGTGCAGTAGACCAACCATTCCTACTACCAATCGAAGACGTATTCTCAATCCAAGGTCGTGGTACAGTAGTAACTGGCCGTATCGAGCGCGGTATCCTAACTGTAGGTGACGAAGTAGAAATCGTTGGTATTAAAGAAACGACAACAACTACATGTACTGGTGTTGAAATGTTCCGTAAGCTGCTTGACGAAGGTCGTGCAGGTGAGAACGTTGGTGCACTACTACGTGGTACTAAGCGTGATGACGTTGAACGTGGCCAAGTACTTGCAGCACCTGGTTCAATCAACCCACACACTAAGTTCGAGTCAGAAGTATACGTACTTTCTAAAGACGAAGGCGGCCGTCATACTCCGTTCTTCAAAGGCTACCGTCCACAGTTCTACTTCCGTACAACTGACGTAACTGGTGATATCTCTCTACCAGAAGGCGTAGAAATGGTAATGCCTGGTGACAACATCCAAATGCAAGTAGAGCTAATCGCTCCAATCGCAATGGATGAAGGCCTACGTTTCGCTATCCGTGAAGGTGGCCGTACAGTAGGTGCTGGTGTTGTTGCTAAGATCTTCGACTAA